In Motilibacter aurantiacus, the genomic stretch GACGGCCAGCAGCTCGGCGCTGCCGTCGGCGCGGCGGACGACCGGCGGCAGGTGACCGGCGCTGACCGCGCGGACGCGGCCGGTCGCCGGGTCCACGGCCGCGAGCGCCAGCGTGGCCATCTCGTCCTCGCCCATGGCGAGCACGGCCTCGTTGAGCCGCTCGGCGACCTCGGCGAGCGCGAGCCCCATCTGCACGTAGATGCGCACGGCGTTGCGCAGGTTGCCCATGACCGAGGCGGCGCGCACGCCGCGTCCCATGACGTCGCCGATGACGAGCAGCACCTCGCCCGCGGGCAGCTCGAGCACGTCGTACCAGTCGCCGCCGACCTGCATGCCGCTCGTGCCCGGGAAGTAGCGGGCGGCCACTGCGCCACCGACGACCGACGGCAGCCGCTCGGGCAGGAGGCTGCGCTGCAGCGCCTCCGCGATCCCCCGCTCCCGCTCGAAGGCCGCGGCGCGGTCCACCGCGAGCGCGACCCGGTCCGCGGCCGGCTGGAGCAGCTGCAGGTCGTCGGAGCCGAACTTCGCCAGCTCCGGGGAGGCGACGGTGAGGACACCGACGACGTTGCCCTCGACGATCAGGGGCACGGCGATGAGGCTGCGCAGCCCGGCCAGCTGCATCGTCGGGCGGTACGTCGGCGCCCCCGTCGCACCGGGCGAGCCGAGGTCGGGCACGATCACCGGCTGGGCGTCGCGGGCGACGCGGCCGCCGACCCCGACGCCGACCGGCATCGACCGGTCCTCCCCCTCCGGCTCGGGCATCCCGTGGGTCGCGCGCACCACGAGCCGGGTGCCGGTGTCGTCGACCAGCAGGACCGAGCCGCTGGTGGCCCCGAGGACGTGCACGACCCGGTCGAGCATCTCGTGCAGCAGGTCGTCGAAGGGCAGCTGCGCCAGGCTCGCCTCGGTGATGCTCTGCAGCTGGGCGAGCCGCTCCCGGGACGCCCGCTCCGACGCCAGCAGCGCGTCGGTCGCGGCCTCGGCCCGCTTGCGCTCGGAGATGTCCGTGACGACGCAGATGACCAGGCCGGGGGCGCCGGCGGCGACCGCGAGCCCGACCTCGACGGGGAACTGGGAGCCGTCCTTGCGGCGGGCCGCGAGGTCGCGCCCGTGCCCCATGAGCCGGGTCTCCGGGTCGAGGAGGAAGCGGCGGCGCAGCCCCGGGTGGTCGATCGCGTCCGGGTGCGGCAGCAGGACGTCGACCAGCTCGCCGACGAGCTCGCCGTGGGCGTACCCGAAGACCCGCTCGGCGGCCGGGTTGATGGCGACGATGCGCCCGTCGGAGTCGACGAGCAGCATCCCGTTGGGCGCCGACTCCAGGATGAGCTGGGCGGTGGCCTCCTGGCGGCGCAGGGCCTGCTCGGCCTGCACCCGCTCGGTGACGTCCGCGACGATCGCTCCCACTCCGACGACCCGGCGGCGGCGGCGGTCGTAGATCGGGTAGAAGCGCTCCTCCCAGAAGCGGCGCCCGGGGGCGGCGGGCGTCTCGCCCTCGATCCGGATCGGCGGCGACACCTCGCCGCGGAAGGCGGCCTCGATCATGGGGAGGTACTGCTGCGGGTCGATCGCGGGCAGCAGCTCCATCGGCGTACGCCCGAGGTGGGCCTCGACGGGGAGCCCGTTCATCTGCGCGAGCAGCGGGTTGATCCGCTGGAACCGCAGCGCCCGGTCGAAGGTCGCGAAGCCGAGCGGGCTGCTCGCGAGCACCTCTTCGATGTCCGGCGCCGGGCTCACCAGTCGGCGCAGGGCGGCCGCCAGCGACGACGCCAGCGCAGGCGCGCGGCCGGCCGCGTCCCGCGGACGAGACACCACGAGCTCCTCCGTCCTACCCGCGGGCGGGCGGCTCCCCACTGCCGCTTCTTGGCACGGGTCGTCGCGACCGGACGACCGGTCCGTACTTACCCGGCCGTCGCTGTTCTACAAGCCTTGCTGCTCGGCGAGGGTAGGCCTCCTCGAGCGGCCGGCGACCTGCCACGCCGGCATGGCCCCCGGACGGCTCAGTGCGTGTGCCGGTGCGCGCCGTACTGCCCGCGGTACCACAGCAGCGGCTCGTCGTCGGCCGGCGTGGCGGCCGAGCGCACCTCGCCCACCAGGATGCTGTGGTCGCCGCCGTCGTGGACCGCGTGGGTCGTGCACTCGAGGGTCGCGAGGGCGGTCGAGAGCAGGGGCACCCCGGTGGCCGCGCCCCGGACGAACGGGACCCGCTCCAGCTGGCCGTGCAGCGGCCGCCCGCGGGTCGCGAGCCAGCCCGCGGTCGCCCGGTCGTGCTGTCCCAGGATCGAGACGCCCCACACCCCCGCCGACACCGCCGCGTCGTGGAACCGCGCCTCGATGTCGACGCACACGAGGACGAGCAGCGGGTCGAGCGAGACCGAGGTGAACGCGTTCGCGGTCATGCCGTAGTCGTTGCCGCCCCACGTCGTGGTGAGCACGGTGACGCCGGTCGCGAAGCGGCCGACCACGCGGCGGAACGCGTCCGGGTCGGGCGGGACGGGCAGGGGGACGGCGGGCACGGTCATCGCGCGCCGAGCCTACGTGAGCGGCGGGCGCCCCTCCGCCGACGGCCGCTTGCGCAACGTGCCCGAAACGTTCACGACCGCGCAGAGGCCGACGACGAGCATCCCGCCGTACGCCCAGCAGTAGCCGATCGTGTCGCCGGGGACGACGACGTCGCCCTCCGGGCGCGCCGCGGCCAACGGGAGCGCTGCCGCCGCCCAGGCCAGCGGGGTGACGAGCGACGGCACCAGGGAGCGGGTGAGCGAGCCGGCGAGGACGACCGCGGCGCCGCTCGCGACCAGCCCCGCCACCAGCCCGGCCGGCAGCCCGCCGGGGCGCGACTCCTGCAGGAACGAGCCGGCGACGCCGGTCACGAGCCCCAGGACCGCGCCGAGCACCGAGGCCACGGCCGCCGCTGCGACATCGGCACGGGTGCTCACGCCGTCGGATGCTACGGCGCCTGCACCGGTCCCGCGGGCCGCACCGGGGCGTCGGCGGCAGCCGGGAGCGGCGCGGGCACGTCGCGCCCCCGCAGGTCGATGACCTCGGGCGCGGCCCCGCCCGCGGCCGCAGCGGTGAGCACGTCCGTGATCTCGGACCCCACGAGCTCGTGCCGCTCGAGCAGCGCGTCGCGCAGCGCCTCGACCAGGTGCCGGTTGCGCCCGAGCAGCTCGCGCACCGCGGCCTTCTGCGCCTGCAGCAGCGCCTCGACCCGCTCGCGCCCCTCCCGGTCGCCGATGACGCGGCCGACCAGGTTGGTGTCCGCGAGGGCGTTGGCCTGCACCGCCGCGTACGACACCAGCGTGTCGTCCATGCCCGCGACGCCGACCATCTGCGCGGCCACGCCGGTGGCGTACTGCAGGTCGCCGCTGGGACCGGTGGAGACGTCACCGAGGAAGAGCTCCTCCGCGACCTGGCCACCCATCGCGATCTGCACGAGCCCGGTGAGCTCGGCACGGGAGCGGGTGAAGACGTCCTCCCGGTCGCCGTGGGCGAGCAGGCCGAGGGCGTCGCGCCGCTTGACGATGGTGAGGATCTCCAACCGGCGCTGCGGGGCGACGAGCCAGGCCACCGTCGCGTGGCCGGCCTCGTGCGTCGCGATGAGCCGCGCCTCGTGGTCGGTGTACGCCACCGGCTGGGCGATGCCGACCTCCAGCAGCATGCGGGCCTGCTCCACGTCGCGCCACGTCATCGCCCGCCGGCCCTCGCGCAGCGCCTGCACGAGCGCCTCGTCGAGCAGGCCCTCGAGCCGCGCCGGGCTGTAGCCCGTGGTCACGGCGGCCAGGGCGTCGCGGCGCTCGGCCTCGTCCAGCTCGTTCGTGTGCGCCTTGCGGGCCAGGAAGTGGTCGACGAGCTCGCGCCGCCCGGCCTTGGTCGGCAGCTCGAAGCTGAGCCGCGCGTCGAACCGGCCCGGCCGCAGCAGCGCGGGGTCGAGGGCGTCGGCCCGGTTCGTCGACGCCACGAGCAGGATGTTCGGCCGCTCCGCGCGCGGGCCGCGCAGCTGGCGGTGCGCGGGGAGCAGCGCGTTGACCGCGTCCACCAGGCGGCCCGCGAGCTTGTGCGCGCCGCTCGGCTCGTCGAAGGACTGCATCTGGACGAGCAGCTCGTTGACGATGTGCTGCACGTCCCCGCCGCCCTGCGTGTACGCGGTGGTCACGGCCCCGGAAGCGGCCGGTGCGGCCTGCGCGGGCAGGCCCTCCAGCCCGCCGCAGCCGAGGACGGTGGCGCGGGCCGGGGCCGGCACGGCGGCCATCCCCCCGCGCGCCATGGCGATCGCGTCGAACTCGTCGATGAAGCCGACCGCGCCGCCGTGCTTGCGGGCCGCCTTGCGCAGCGCGGTGAAGTACTGGCGCACCTTGCGCTGCGACGCCCCCTGAAGACCGGAGACGAACGATGTCGCGGTGGCGAAGAGGAAGGGCACGCCTGCCTCGGCGGCGAGCGCCTTGGCCGTGTGGGTCTTGCCGGTGCCCGGCCCGCCCTCGAAGAGCAGCCCGCGGCGCGGGCGGCCGCCCATCTGCTCGGCGAACTCGCGGTGGGCGAGGAACAGCTGCAGGGAGCGGACGACCTCGTCCTTGACCACGTCGATCCCGACGACCTCGTCGAGGGTGACGTCGAGCTGCTCGGGCCGCACCACGGTGTGCGGGGACCGCCCGCCGGCGCGCATCTGCCACAGCAGCAGGCCGATGAGCGCGACGGGGTAGGCGAAGGCGGCGACGATCAGCCAGTCCGGCTGCGGGAAGCCCCATCCGACCGGGTCGCCGGTCAGCAGCCGGAACCACAGGAAGGCCGCGAGGGGCGCCAGCCACAGGGCGATCCGCCGCAGCCGGCGCAGCCGCTGCCGCTCCCGGTCACGGGCCACGTCCGCCCGGTCGCGCCCGGCGCGCAGGCCTCTCGCCCCCGAGGAAATGTCGAGCAGGGACTCGGGCGGCGCGGCAGGCGGGGTCACCCTGCCGATCCTGCGTCCGCCCCGGCCGGGCCGCCAGGGCTGTCCCCGCCAGAGCACGCGACCGGGGCGGAGAACCACCCGTTCGGCCCATCCAGCCGGCCCGCGACGGGCCGAAGGTCAGAGCCCGGTGAAGAGGTCGTCCTCGACGCCGTCCGGGACCGCCCGCTCGCCGCGCACCTGCCGGTAGTGCTCGATCGCCCAGACCTCGTCGCCGAGGTTGTTCGACAGCGCGAAGAAGGGGCCGTCGAGCGAGATCTGCGTCGCGTGCGCCCGCATGGCCGCGAGCTTGGCCGCGACGTACCCGGTGCCGTCGACGGCCGCGGTGATCTGGTCGTCCGGGACGACGAAGGACGGCATCTCCCCCTCGGGGTCCATGCCCTCGAACGAGGTGGTGTCCCCCGCCTCGCGCAGCCGGCGCAGCCCTTCCCTGAGCCGCGATTCCGGCATCGCGTTCCAGTAGACCTTCTGCGTGCGCCAGGGCTCGCGGCCCTCGGCGTCGACGTGCGCCGGGTCCGCGGCGAGCTCCAGGCCGCGCATCGCGGCGCGGTGGGCCTGGATGTGGTCGGGGTGGCCGTAGCCGCCGTTCTCGTCGTAGGTCACGAGGACCTGCGGGCGCACCTCGCGGATGACGTCGGCGACGAGCCGCGCCGCCTCCTCGAGGTCGGCCTGCCAGAAGCAGTCCGGCCGGTCGTTCGTGGCCAGCCCCATCATCCCGGAGTCGCGCCAGCGGCCGGGGCCGCCGAGGAAGCGGAAGTCGCGCACGCCGAGGGCCTCCATGGCCGTCGCGAGCTCCTCGACGCGGTGCTCGCCGAGCCGGTCCTCGCGGTCGGCCGCGAGGTGCGCGAGCTCGGGGACGAGGACCTCCCCCTCCTCCCCCAGCGTGCAGGTCAGCAGCGTGACGTGCGCGCCCTCGGCGGCGTACTTCGCCATCGTCACGCCGTTGTTGATGCTCTCGTCGTCGGGGTGCGCGTGGACGAGCAGGATGCGGCGTGGGATGTCCAGGATCGCCATCTCGCGCTCGGCCTCCGCGGTCAGCGGGGTCGCCTCGACCGCGGCCGCGGCCTCGTCCAGCGCCGCGCGCTCCTCGGAGAAGGGCCCGTCCTCGGGGGTGCCGGTCGTCATGCGGCCGAGCGTACGGCTCGGCGGTCCCGGAACGCCGGACGGCGCCGCCGGGACCGTGTCCCGGCGGCGCCGTCGCGAGGAGCGGGCGTCAGCTGACGGCGTCGAGCGCGTCCACGAGGCCGTACCCGAACAGCGAGTTGTACGCCGTGGTGCCCGTGCACTGGGCCGCGGCCGCGCCGGTGGTCGGGCAGGCCAGCGGGTCCGCCTGGGCGCGCAGCGCGGCGAGGACCTCGGCCTGGCCGGCCCGCGGGTGCGCGCTCTTGTAGAGGGCCGCGACGCCGGCGACGTGCGGCGATGCCATCGAGGTGCCGCTCTTGAGCCCGTAGCGCCCGTTGAGGACGGTCGAGAGGACGCTCGAGCCCGGGGCGGCCACGTCGATGTGCCCGAGACCGTAGTTCGAGAAGCTCGACTTCGCCTTCGCCTGCGTCACGGACGCCACGCTGACGACGCCGCCGGCCTCGGCCGGCAGGTGCAGGCAGTCGTCGCTCACCGGACGGGTGACGGGGCCGGAGTCGTTCGGGCTGGTGGTGTCCGTCGTCTTGTTCGCGAGGTCGTAGTTCTGGTTGCCCGCGGCGGCGACGTTGAGCACGTCCTGCTTGTGCGAGTACGCGACGGCGCGGCGGACGGCCTCGGCGGCTGCGGCCTGGTCGGGGTCGTTCGCGCACCAGAACAGCCACGGGTCGATGTAGTAGCTGTTGTTGGTGACGTCCATCTTGTGCTCGGCGGCCCACATGAAGCCGCAGATGGCGGACTCGGGGTAGATGAAGCCCTCGTCGCTGACGACCTTGACCGAGGCGATGCGGACGCCCGGGGCCACGCCCACCATGCCGATGCCGTTGCGAGCGGCGGCGACGGTCCCGGCGACGTGGGTGCCGTGGTCGCTGGTGGTGGGCAGCCAGGACGCCCGCGTGGTGTCGGCCTTGCCGGTGATGCATCCGGCCGAGCTGGCCGCGTCGACGTTGGGCGCGAGGTCGGGGTGGGTGTCCTCGACGCCGCTGTCGAGGATGCCCACGAGGACCTTGCGGCTGCCGTCCTCGAGGACCTGGGCCTGATCGGCCTTGATGAGCGGGAGGTCCCAC encodes the following:
- a CDS encoding SpoIIE family protein phosphatase, producing the protein MVSRPRDAAGRAPALASSLAAALRRLVSPAPDIEEVLASSPLGFATFDRALRFQRINPLLAQMNGLPVEAHLGRTPMELLPAIDPQQYLPMIEAAFRGEVSPPIRIEGETPAAPGRRFWEERFYPIYDRRRRRVVGVGAIVADVTERVQAEQALRRQEATAQLILESAPNGMLLVDSDGRIVAINPAAERVFGYAHGELVGELVDVLLPHPDAIDHPGLRRRFLLDPETRLMGHGRDLAARRKDGSQFPVEVGLAVAAGAPGLVICVVTDISERKRAEAATDALLASERASRERLAQLQSITEASLAQLPFDDLLHEMLDRVVHVLGATSGSVLLVDDTGTRLVVRATHGMPEPEGEDRSMPVGVGVGGRVARDAQPVIVPDLGSPGATGAPTYRPTMQLAGLRSLIAVPLIVEGNVVGVLTVASPELAKFGSDDLQLLQPAADRVALAVDRAAAFERERGIAEALQRSLLPERLPSVVGGAVAARYFPGTSGMQVGGDWYDVLELPAGEVLLVIGDVMGRGVRAASVMGNLRNAVRIYVQMGLALAEVAERLNEAVLAMGEDEMATLALAAVDPATGRVRAVSAGHLPPVVRRADGSAELLAVDPGVVLGAYPDATYEETSAFLEPGGSLLVYTDGLIERPGSAITSGLDDLVHAMATAPVEPGAGCDALVARFLPPGSSTDDVAMLWLQLYPAALRAAVQMPLPNDAEGVARVRSQVRGWMQHWGADEDETSDLLVAVNEACAVTSPPDEPAIGELRLSLFEDRVEAIVRTPGHIGLPPGSTDLGRGLVLLAATSDSFTVDRSSTGEEVRIVRRLAAPLLPQGRAGTERERGLLVEPMAASVPLCRHYVRERLRHGSADLANRAELCVSELVTNAVVHAATPVEVLVEPDRDGVLLEVRDLSPALPRRLVHSERAATGRGLDLVASLSERWGVHRVDARTKAVWCRLGPEAKVAEPDPDALLAAWGDDEWPDEPAPPGPEGELVLRGYPVGLGGRLREHVEALLRECLLLVGPDDAEAGPGTDPALRRLVATLRTSHEEVLLAVEGQRLAAAQEGEAVVDVRLPDALRSTPFRTWAEQLGELDRRAAGGELLTPVAAPDVAALFGWVGADLARQVAGGPAQPWPGAAG
- a CDS encoding flavin reductase family protein; the encoded protein is MTVPAVPLPVPPDPDAFRRVVGRFATGVTVLTTTWGGNDYGMTANAFTSVSLDPLLVLVCVDIEARFHDAAVSAGVWGVSILGQHDRATAGWLATRGRPLHGQLERVPFVRGAATGVPLLSTALATLECTTHAVHDGGDHSILVGEVRSAATPADDEPLLWYRGQYGAHRHTH
- a CDS encoding DUF6113 family protein — its product is MSTRADVAAAAVASVLGAVLGLVTGVAGSFLQESRPGGLPAGLVAGLVASGAAVVLAGSLTRSLVPSLVTPLAWAAAALPLAAARPEGDVVVPGDTIGYCWAYGGMLVVGLCAVVNVSGTLRKRPSAEGRPPLT
- a CDS encoding AAA family ATPase, which codes for MTPPAAPPESLLDISSGARGLRAGRDRADVARDRERQRLRRLRRIALWLAPLAAFLWFRLLTGDPVGWGFPQPDWLIVAAFAYPVALIGLLLWQMRAGGRSPHTVVRPEQLDVTLDEVVGIDVVKDEVVRSLQLFLAHREFAEQMGGRPRRGLLFEGGPGTGKTHTAKALAAEAGVPFLFATATSFVSGLQGASQRKVRQYFTALRKAARKHGGAVGFIDEFDAIAMARGGMAAVPAPARATVLGCGGLEGLPAQAAPAASGAVTTAYTQGGGDVQHIVNELLVQMQSFDEPSGAHKLAGRLVDAVNALLPAHRQLRGPRAERPNILLVASTNRADALDPALLRPGRFDARLSFELPTKAGRRELVDHFLARKAHTNELDEAERRDALAAVTTGYSPARLEGLLDEALVQALREGRRAMTWRDVEQARMLLEVGIAQPVAYTDHEARLIATHEAGHATVAWLVAPQRRLEILTIVKRRDALGLLAHGDREDVFTRSRAELTGLVQIAMGGQVAEELFLGDVSTGPSGDLQYATGVAAQMVGVAGMDDTLVSYAAVQANALADTNLVGRVIGDREGRERVEALLQAQKAAVRELLGRNRHLVEALRDALLERHELVGSEITDVLTAAAAGGAAPEVIDLRGRDVPAPLPAAADAPVRPAGPVQAP
- the mshB gene encoding N-acetyl-1-D-myo-inositol-2-amino-2-deoxy-alpha-D-glucopyranoside deacetylase, which codes for MAILDIPRRILLVHAHPDDESINNGVTMAKYAAEGAHVTLLTCTLGEEGEVLVPELAHLAADREDRLGEHRVEELATAMEALGVRDFRFLGGPGRWRDSGMMGLATNDRPDCFWQADLEEAARLVADVIREVRPQVLVTYDENGGYGHPDHIQAHRAAMRGLELAADPAHVDAEGREPWRTQKVYWNAMPESRLREGLRRLREAGDTTSFEGMDPEGEMPSFVVPDDQITAAVDGTGYVAAKLAAMRAHATQISLDGPFFALSNNLGDEVWAIEHYRQVRGERAVPDGVEDDLFTGL
- a CDS encoding S8 family peptidase, whose product is MPNARSRRSRLGVAAAVLALSAVGAVAPAATASATPGAVAAPAAVEGPLLSYVVNTKANSSSTREAAEWVEAFGGTVVETYRKIGVVVARSTDPGFAANLRSLGPKVVDSVGATRTTAVVQSEDETTLIDTPVATGAQSAADPLEAQQWDLPLIKADQAQVLEDGSRKVLVGILDSGVEDTHPDLAPNVDAASSAGCITGKADTTRASWLPTTSDHGTHVAGTVAAARNGIGMVGVAPGVRIASVKVVSDEGFIYPESAICGFMWAAEHKMDVTNNSYYIDPWLFWCANDPDQAAAAEAVRRAVAYSHKQDVLNVAAAGNQNYDLANKTTDTTSPNDSGPVTRPVSDDCLHLPAEAGGVVSVASVTQAKAKSSFSNYGLGHIDVAAPGSSVLSTVLNGRYGLKSGTSMASPHVAGVAALYKSAHPRAGQAEVLAALRAQADPLACPTTGAAAAQCTGTTAYNSLFGYGLVDALDAVS